The genomic window ACGAAGGTCTGCAGGTTCTTGATGACCTCGACGATGTTTCCACTGCCGCTGGCCAACGTTCTTGCCAGACCGGACAGCTGAGCCAGGGTCTGCCGCAGTTTCTCCCCGTTGCCCTCACCCAGCGCGTTAGCAGCGCTGTCGATGAAGCGCCCCACCGACGTCGAGACCTCCGTGGCAGGCGCCCCCGGCTTCGGGCCCAGATCCGTTGCCAGGCGCATCAGTTGGTTCTTCACCTCGTCCCACTCCATGGGGACCGCCGTGCGGCTCAGCGGTATCACCGCGCCGTCGGCCATGGTGGGTCCGCTGGTCCGGTAGGCCGGGGCGAGTTGCACATAGCGGGCAGCGACCAGGTTCTGTGCCACCAGCACCGCTTTGGCGTTCGCCGAGATCGGCACACCGTGATCGATGTGCATGACCACCTTGGTCTGCGTCCCCTCGGGGCGAATGGCGCTGATCGTACCGACTTTGATGCCCGCTACCCGCACATCGTCGCCCGGGTAGATCGCGGTGGCGGTGGTGAAATACGCGGTGATGGTCTTCGGTCCGAAGAAGGTGTTACGGATGGCCGTTATCGCCCCGACGATCAGGACGCCGGCCAGCAGGAAAGCCAGGAGGCGTCTGAGCTTCGTACGCGGAACGTTTTGGAGCGGCGTCATCGCGAGCCACCCGGAATACCGTTGTAGGGGAACGGAATCAGAGCGCGCGGCCCGGCATTGTCTGGTGGCGCCCCGGGTGCTCCGTTGGCCCGGAAACCGAAGTAGTAGTCCCAGAACGGCTGGAACAGCTGGGCCACCAGAAAGTTCGGGACGAAAGCGGTGTAGTAGTAGCCCTCCGAAACCGTTTCGCCCAACGTGATCTGGAATTTCGCCAAACCGGGCAGCGCTTTGGTGATGTTGTCCCGGTTCTTCTCCAGCATCGCGGTCACCGAATTCAGCTTGGCCAAGGTCGGCGCGAGTTTGGCCTCGTTGTCGTGGACCACGCCCTCGAGTTGCTTGGCCACTGCAGAGGTATTGGCAAGCAGCTGCACGATTTCCTGCCTGCGCTGCACCAGTACGCTCAGCAAGTCGTTGGCGTTGAGAATCAGGGTGTTCACCTGGTCACTGCGCTGGGCCAGGATTTTCGTGACATCGGCTGCGCCCTTGAGTAGTTCGCTCAGCGACTTGTTGCGGTTGTTGAGCGCCTGGGACAGGCGAGTCACGCCCTCGAAGGTCGGACCCAGTTGCGGCGCAATCTGATCCAGCGTCGCCGCCAAGGTGTCCAGAGACTGATTGAGCGAATCGGTGTTGGTGCCGGCGACATCACCGGCGAGATCGCTGACGGCGTCGCTCAGCGAGTACGGCGAAGACGTCCGTTTCAGCGGGATGAGATCCAGGGGACGCATCCTGCCTGCACCGGCGGATTCCACGTCAAGCACCCGCTGGCCCAATAGCGAACCGGTTCTGATGTGTGCGGTGGAGTTCGAGCCCAGCTCTACTGTCCCCTTGACCGTGAACGTCACCAGCGCATCGCCTTTGTCGAGGGCCACGCTGGACACCGAGCCGACTTTGACCCCTGAGATCAAGACGTCGTTGCCGGTCGACAAGCCGCCGGCTTCGGCGAACCGTGCCTGATAACGAACCATGGTGGCCCGCTCGATGAGTTGGTCCGGCGACAACCCGACGGTGATGAGCAGGGCCATCAGCATGACCCCGACGAATCCCGCCTTGATGAGTCTGGCACCGCGGTACTTATTCATTGACGTCCTTGGGCTCCGCGCACCTGCCACCCATCTGTTTGAAGATGGGCACTACGACAGTGCGGTATTGGAGGTCAGAGACGCGCAGGCTCAACTCGCAGAGGTAGTACGGGATCCAGCTCCCGTAGGAGCCGAGCCGGACCAGTTTCTTGTAGTTGTGCGGCAGCCGCTGCAGCGAGGTGTCCAGCTTGTCCTGGTCGCTTTGGAGTATCGGCGCGAGCCGGTTGAGCTGATCGACCGTGCCGGCCAGGGGTCTGCGCGCTCTGTTGAGTAGATCGGCAATCGAGGCGGTGCCGTTGTCCAGCGCGTCGATCGCGGTCCCGATGGTGCGACGCTCGTCGGAGAATGCGGTGACCACCTTTTGCAGCCGATCCAGCGCGCCGGAGAATTTGTCGCCGTCCTTGTCCAGCGTCGCCAACACGGTATTGAGATTGTCGATCAACTGTTCCACGGTGTCGTTGTTGTCGGCCAACGTGTTCGAGAACGATGAGGTCTTCGACATCAGTGACTGCAGGGTTCCGCCTTCACCCTGGAAAACCTGCAACAACGCCGCGGTCAGCTCGTTGACGTCTTTCGGATTGAGGCCTTGGATAACGGGTTTCAGGCCGCCCAGCAGCAGGTCGAGGTCCAGGGCGGGAGCCGTCCGATCGACCGGGATCTGTCCCTGCGCCGGCAGTATCTTGGTCGACCCTGGACCGTTGAGCAGCTCGAGGTAGCGGTCGCCGACCAGGTTGAGGTATCGGACCGCGGCACGGGTACCGGTGGTGAGCACGACGGTGTTGTCGACATCGAAGTCCACCAACACCTTCTTGTCCGAGCGCAGCGTGACGCTGTTCACGGTGCCCACCCGGATGCCGGCGACTCGGACGGTCTGCCCCTCTTTGAGGCGCGAGGCGTCGGCGAAAACCGCCGAATACCCTGTGGTGGAACCGGTTCGGTACTGGCCGAAGACGAAGAACAGCGACACCGTCAGCAGCACCATGACCAGCGCGAAAACGCCGAACTTGATCATCATCCCGCGCGACCCGCTCATCCGGGTTGCCCGATCTGCATCGAGTTGCGTGGCGGGCCGTCGATCGGTCCGTACAGCAGCTGCTTGAGGGCGTCGGAGTTGATCAGAACGTGCGGGTTGCCGTACGCCCACGGATTGGCCACGACATCGGTGACGACATACGGCGGAGCGACGTTGAACGGTACGTCGGGCAGGGTCTCGCAGTGCGGCCCACCGGTGGCGGCCACTTTGGGCAGATTGGTCGGGTACCGGTAGCGTTCGGCGCCCAGTTCGAGACCGACCAGAACGGTGACGCCCGGGTCCGGCAACGGTTGCCCTTTGGTGTTCACCAAGGCTCCGGCAAGACCGCACCACAGCGCCTGGTGGTATTCGCTGAGCAGATCGGTGGTGGGCGCCAGGAGATGCATGACGTTGGCCAACGCTTGCCGGTTTCCGCCCACCACTTCGTTGCCCGTGTCGGCCAGACCGATTGCGCTGAT from Mycobacterium kubicae includes these protein-coding regions:
- a CDS encoding MCE family protein; this encodes MNKYRGARLIKAGFVGVMLMALLITVGLSPDQLIERATMVRYQARFAEAGGLSTGNDVLISGVKVGSVSSVALDKGDALVTFTVKGTVELGSNSTAHIRTGSLLGQRVLDVESAGAGRMRPLDLIPLKRTSSPYSLSDAVSDLAGDVAGTNTDSLNQSLDTLAATLDQIAPQLGPTFEGVTRLSQALNNRNKSLSELLKGAADVTKILAQRSDQVNTLILNANDLLSVLVQRRQEIVQLLANTSAVAKQLEGVVHDNEAKLAPTLAKLNSVTAMLEKNRDNITKALPGLAKFQITLGETVSEGYYYTAFVPNFLVAQLFQPFWDYYFGFRANGAPGAPPDNAGPRALIPFPYNGIPGGSR
- a CDS encoding MCE family protein, giving the protein MSGSRGMMIKFGVFALVMVLLTVSLFFVFGQYRTGSTTGYSAVFADASRLKEGQTVRVAGIRVGTVNSVTLRSDKKVLVDFDVDNTVVLTTGTRAAVRYLNLVGDRYLELLNGPGSTKILPAQGQIPVDRTAPALDLDLLLGGLKPVIQGLNPKDVNELTAALLQVFQGEGGTLQSLMSKTSSFSNTLADNNDTVEQLIDNLNTVLATLDKDGDKFSGALDRLQKVVTAFSDERRTIGTAIDALDNGTASIADLLNRARRPLAGTVDQLNRLAPILQSDQDKLDTSLQRLPHNYKKLVRLGSYGSWIPYYLCELSLRVSDLQYRTVVVPIFKQMGGRCAEPKDVNE